Proteins from one Meriones unguiculatus strain TT.TT164.6M chromosome 10, Bangor_MerUng_6.1, whole genome shotgun sequence genomic window:
- the C2cd4d gene encoding C2 calcium-dependent domain-containing protein 4D — translation MWLLEKAGYRVRTAEVGARQAHSGLLPKRRTPGSPSRCNPNILTPDRIPQFFIPPRLRDPGGAEARVDRNLRGRNLPVACSLPHLAGREGWAFLPESPHTRRRESLFHAPRGAAAGLPPAQPRLHVSAPDLRLCRAPDSDTASSPDSSPCGSPRTRRPCFLAPDEASSADTSPSAPRRVPPLFHLDFLCCQLRPTKDSVLSLGPRGGQLRLSTEYQAGPGRLRLRLVSAEGLPRPRARPGSGGGGCCVVLWLRPRVQPRAQRSRVVQGSSNPIFNEDFFFEGLGPPDLAARSLRAKVLDRGAGLRRDVLLGECETPLVALLPPLAGGLGPGSSLAPAHLSL, via the coding sequence ATGTGGCTCTTGGAGAAAGCCGGCTACAGGGTGAGGACTGCAGAGGTCGGAGCACGCCAGGCACACTCCGGCCTGCTCCCCAAGCGCCGCACCCCGGGCTCACCCTCGCGCTGCAACCCTAACATCCTCACCCCCGACCGCATCCCGCAGTTCTTCATCCCGCCTCGGCTCCGGGACCCCGGCGGCGCCGAGGCCAGGGTGGACCGCAACCTGCGTGGCCGGAACCTCCCGGTCGCCTGCTCGCTCCCGCACCTGGCGGGCCGCGAGGGCTGGGCCTTCCTGCCCGAGAGCCCGCACACGCGACGCCGCGAGTCCCTGTTCCACGCGCCGCGCGGCGCGGCCGCAGGCCTGCCCCCCGCGCAACCGCGGCTGCACGTCTCAGCCCCGGACCTCCGCCTCTGCCGCGCCCCGGACAGCGACACGGCCTCGTCACCCGACTCCTCGCCTTGCGGCTCCCCGCGCACGCGCAGGCCCTGCTTTCTGGCCCCCGACGAGGCCAGCTCGGCGGACACCAGCCCGTCCGCGCCGCGCCGCGTGCCGCCGCTCTTCCACCTGGACTTCCTCTGCTGCCAGCTGCGGCCGACCAAGGACAGCGTGCTGAGCCTGGGGCCCCGCGGCGGACAGCTGCGCCTTTCCACCGAGTACCAGGCGGGGCCCGGGCGGCTGCGCCTGCGCCTGGTGAGCGCCGAGGGCCTGCCTCGGCCGCGGGCTCGCCCcgggagcggcggcggcggctgctgcGTGGTGCTGTGGCTGCGGCCGCGCGTTCAGCCGCGAGCTCAGCGGAGCCGGGTAGTCCAGGGCAGCTCCAACCCCATCTTCAATGAAGACTTCTTCTTCGAAGGGCTGGGCCCGCCGGACCTGGCCGCCCGTAGTCTGAGGGCCAAGGTGCTGGACAGGGGTGCGGGGCTGCGCCGGGATGTGCTGCTGGGCGAGTGCGAGACGCCACTCGTCGCCCTGCTGCCGCCGCTGGCTGGAGGTCTAGGCCCAGGGTCTTCCCTGGCACCTGCGCATCTCAGCTTGTAG